CACTGaataatagacaatgataggctactatcattgtctatcatcatgtatatagacaatgatatttacctttttctcatttctatgttttgatcttccttttctttttttattctctttttgttcaacttcttcttcttgaacTTCAAATTCTTCTACTTCAGCTTCTTTATCAATTTCAGCATCTTCTTCGACTTCATCTTCTACCTTTTCTGTTTCTGTTTCTGTTTCAGCGTCTTCTTTAACTTTATCTACCTGCAAACatatgatagaaaataaaaaaacttaaaaaaaacttaatattTTGATAGGCTATTATAGAGGGctactatcactatctatctcagatagacagtcATGGACGATTATCACTATTTATCTCAGAGAAACAGTGATACATGACTATtactgtctatctcagatagacactgataaaggACTATCACTGTTTATCTGGGATAGATAGTGATAATCTTGTATCACTGTCTATCCtaaatagacattgatagtcCTCCAGATAAATAGAGATAGACATCAGAGTCTATCTCAGATCTATCACTATTTACTCaagatagaaagtgatagaggactatcactatctatccCAAATAGACACTGATAGGCTATATTATCAGTGTCTATAGACACTGACAGTAATCTATCTTTGTCTACCAACTCTTGTGTTTGAACAAAAAGTAGCTTAAGAAAAGAATTAAACCTCAAGCAACTCTTGTGTCTTGGGTGTTTCCAAAACTATAGTTGTAGTTCCATCCAAATCACCTTGTGTTTGAAGTTGTTGTGCTTGGATCTTAGTTTCCTACAAGAAAacaatttgttattattttctatCTAAGAATCTATTGTTTTCTATTTAAGAAAGTAAGAAACTTAAAAAACATAATAttaagatagacagtgatagaagattatcactgtctatcatacATACAAACCTCTCCTTTTGTCTCTCATTTTCAACTTGGATCtagaaggaaaagaaattttAGTTAGTAAATGTATGGTTACATTTATTTAAATgtatgaaagaaagaaagtaaGAAACCTAAAAAGCATAATATtaagatagatagtgatagagaACTTTCACTGTCTAACTGGGATAGACACTAATAAGACTTATGTCTCATTTTCAACTTAAATCTACAAGGAAAAGCAATTTTAGTTAGTAAATGTATGGttatatttaaacaaaaatagaataGTATATATCAAAGCAAATACTTACCCCGGATAAATATGTTGTTGCATAGTCAACCATTATATCAATATCATCACTGTCTTCCAAAATTTGAAAGCTACAAGAAGGCGGTTTATTTTTCTTCACACCTTTTTCATGCTCTTTTTCTTCTGCTTTTGTTGTTGTGAAAGATTTTCTAATGGAAGTCTACCATTCAGGCTTTCCATAATTGACCTCAacatttttttgatttctttttggtCTTGTTTCAAAAGATTTTGTTCTTCTACTATTTTCTGTTGGTCTTTCTTTAGTTCactaatttctttcattttttaattttcttctccttcttcaatttattcattttttttcttggttCATTTGTCTCTCTTTCTCCCTCgctttttttcctctctctctcctcaTCTGCCTCAAgttctaaaaaatatttgaaagttgaTTGAGATCTTCTTCTATTTGACGCAATGGTGTATACAAAACTACAAGTAAACAGATGTTAAATTATTAGAGGAAAAAAACTAGCACCATTagtgatagacagagatagaattctatcactatctatctttaaagtgatagacaatgaaaaTGTTCTCATTTAAGGAATTACTTACAACTTTTGTTTCGAAAATTCTCTCATTTAGAGTCCTCCACTCATTTGACTCCAAGCACTCCCAGTGATGACTCTTGGATCTTCGATTCCAAGTTTTCTTCAAATCCAACATCTAAATCAGAAAGTTTTGAGATTGTCTCAAAATCCCAATAAACTAATGCTAATGGGAATCCTTGAAGGTAGACATCATGTTTCATAATATATGATACTCTCTTAAAGAATTGATAGGTTAGGGTGTAAGACAATCTTCCCCAAGGATAGTCTTTGAAGACTTGTTCATCATCCAAAATGTCTAGATGTTTGAAATTGACATGGTTGTGTTGTTGCTTGTGGATTAAAAAAGCTTCTATGTATGTAGAGAGATTGGCTAATTTAACTTTCAATGAGTCTTCCTCATTGCGTAGTGTTTTGAAAGTTCTCTCTATATCTCTCCTAGTTATATGATCatcatgaacaaaaaaaaaaaaaaaaaaaaaacatttctaaGTTTAGACACTTTTCTTTCTCCTAAATCTAATTGGGGGAATTTGTGGCCTTTCAATCTAGTTATTAAGACCAAAATTCCTTCAACCCAAATCCTGTTATATGACCATTAAAGTTGAATGCTAGGACATCCGACTTCTTTGTATAGTATTATTTTGTTACTAAGTAGTTGAGGAATTGGTtaggtattttggtcattttaatATTAAGAAAGTGTTCAAATGGACCATTTAAAACTTGAGGAAAATTTGTTTCATCTAATTTTGTTCTTATCAAATTCAACACTAAAGTAGACAGTAACTTATAAGTTTCTATTCTCATTTTTCATAATCAATTCATGTTCCACCTGTTGAAaagatatatttaataatatgttAGAAACTATTTAAATAACACCAACAACTAGCAGGATAACTATCAACAAAATCATGATCTATTATCTATTTATAGACAGTGATATCTGCCTACCATTGTCTATCATAAATAGACAATATAAGTCTATCAtcgtctatcacagatagacagtgatagactatCAATGTTTATAGTAGATAAATAGTGATAATGGTCTACCCCTatctatcgatgatagacattaatagaaTATTATATATCATTTATATCTACTTAGCGTAGTGAACAAGAAAATAGAGTACAAGTACCAAATGCTAGAACAAGTTCCAAATACTAGAAAAAGAGCAAAGCAATAgcaataattttatataacaaGTATATTTCAGAAACCATCACAATAACTAAGTACAGAAAACTAGAAAAAAGTCCAACAATAGCAATAACATTATAGAACAAATATACTTCAGTAATTACCACTATTAATGTCTCTTCCAAATAGATTCACACTTTCAAAAactgaaaataataaaacactATCACTAACATAGAGTGCAAAGCATTAACAAGATCACTATCTACCAATAACAATTAATAATTACTTTGATAAACGCATATAGATGTCTATATGTGTCTATCTACTATTACTATCTATCAATAGATAGACTCAGATAGACAAATGTTTGTGTCTATCTTTGATAATTCTACCAATGTTAGATGGTTTATTAACATTGTTTAGTGgttctatcactttctatcgcttagtgaacAAAAAGATATAGAGTGCAAATTATTAACACTATCTACCAACAATAATCAATAAACAAcacaattaataaattagaagcAAACGGTGGGTGAACTTCTATCACTTTGGTAGACACAGATAGATGTCTATTTGTGTCTATCTACTTATAGACAGTAATAGAACTCTatactatcactgtctatcaatagATAGACTCAGTTAGACAAGtatttgtgtttattttttatggTTTTATTAACAATGTTTAGTAGTCCTATCACTGTCTATTTGTTATAGACAGTGGTAGAACACCATCACTCTCTTTCACAACTACTTTGatttcaccttcttcttctcttcagattttattttgttttcttttgcttttcttGTTAATGATTCAGCTTTCAttgttttctttccttttcctttgcTTCCTTTACTTGTTAATGATTCATCTTTGactactttttgtttttttgcttATCatctatttacataaaattagGTTTAATAAGATTTAATAAGTATGATTAAAtggaagagttgatgaaatgaaaagaaaatagaaggaTTATAGCCTAAGAGTTGATTTGATGATAAATTGTAACTTCGATTCAAAGGATTGCAAGAATTAACATGCATTAATAGCAGTGACAATaggggaggaagaagaagaaaaagaaaaagaaaaagcagtAACAGAAGCAAGAGGAGAAGATGAAGCAGCGAAAGAAGAAGCCAGTGATAAAAGAGATAAAGCACAATAGATGGTGATCGCATACtgtttgatgaagaagaagaagtcatTGTCGTTGGAAGAAGACGTGGGTCGTGAACGTGGGTATCGGGCGGGTTGGATGGGTAAGCTGATTAATCGTGGACAGGTCGCGTGGATGGACACGATTTTTGGATGGACTGGGGATTTTTTTGGTATTTCACTACCGTGGGCTGGACTTTTCGTTAATTTACATCGATTTTATTGTattgtttaattcattttggATTGGGTTCATATTTTGCTATTCATCTAAATATTTTAGACTTTTTTATTACATTTGAAAACAGCCCGAATAAAAGTTGAGCTAACGGCCTATATAGCTTATATTCTTGAGACAAAGAAGTTTATGAATTCTCTTATGTGGCCATGGCCCCTCCAAAAtgttgtttaaataataaatatacgATTTTAACGAATGATTAGTTATAAAATTTAAGACATGTATTAAAAATATACATggaatatattttctttattgtaGCTACTAACGTATTTGACCACCTATTTTGTTTATCCTATTCCTTATTTCTCTTATATATAACGTAGTCTTAGTACTTTTTGTGTAGCTATATTATTCAAATGTTGTCTGACTCtgctttttaaataaaaattttatcttaataaatcaatttatatgACATGTTAATGAAAAAATTATCATTTAGAAAACTCACCTTTTAGCATAATGGAATTGTAGTTTCTAGCTATATATATGTGaggctaaatttaaaaattattaaaaaaaaacctcttgAACTTTGTACCTTGTATCAAAATACCCTCCTACTCTcaaatgtttcaaaaatatttttatactttaaaaaaatttcaaaaattcccTTATCATTAGTTTGTATGGAAATTTTTAGTatcttatttcaaaaatatttttgaacttttaaaagttttaaaaatacttttaaacttcaaaaaaataataaaaaataaaattaaaattaaaataaaaNNNNNaaaaaaaaaaaaagaagttgaaaaaataaCTTTACTGTTTATCTACACACCCCGTCCCCCTCCCTCCTTCCATTTTCTCTTTCACCCTACTTCGAGCTTATGACCTGACGTActtctttatttttcctttatttttcctcCCCTCTTTTCTTCAATATTCTCTTGCCCTATTTTTGTTGATGGTTTgacttttgtttatttaaaaaaaaaaaaaaaacaaatattacacataaacaaaaaaaaaagcaccTAAAGTTAAGATGTATAGACTATaacaagaagaaagagaataatgGAACTACCAAAGGACCTTATGAGTTAAATGTTTTAACAAGGTTGTATGCTATTGAGTGTGTGATAATAACCAAATACATCCTTctttttatttgactatttatcatTTTGATGAATTTTAAGAGAAGATTTTGATTTCGGAATTTTGTGAGACTTTTATATGTTTTAACTTGAAGTTTTAATATCTATTTGGTTGCTAAGAAAATGGGGTAAGAATTGAATAAATGAGAATGAGActatctatataaaaaaaaaaaaaattaaaaaaaaaaaccaagtacagttaatttgttttaaaatcgaTTGCTTCCCAACTTAGGATAATTTCGATTAAGTTGATTAGTATACTAACTGTTTAAACTCAACTTTTTCTAAAAGGTTGAGAGTATTAAtgcaatttttaaaagttgaaagataattttaaatttttttttttttaaagaatattttttaaacaagatATTAATGATTTCCATTCATGTACTAAGgtatttttgtactttttttaaatttagaaatattattGAAAGTTCTAAAAATTCAATGGTATTTTTAGAACATAGTGAAGAAAGTAAtgataaagatatttttttaacattttttaaaaatttaaagatattttttaaacttttaaaaatttaagaatatttttttacataaaatacaaagtaaaatgatattttctataatttagccTACATATGAAGTACGAGACTTTTTAGGGCTAACCTTGGTTGGTGAGTCGACCCCTAGGTATAATGAACCCCAACATAccaacatattatatataaaaggtATAAACatacaattatattatatacaaaAATGCGATGGGCAGCCTCCAGACGGCCGTTGactctatatatatatcctcGAATTTTGAAGATTGGtttgtattatttttaaaaaaaatacaaaagtacAAATAGAACAAACAGATCAAAAACGATAATGAGGGATTAAGAGCCCACTCATATaaccaaaattaatacaaaaactCAAATGCCTTGCTCTCTAGAGATCATATGTGATTTTAGAAGTGAAACACTTCAGAATGAAACAGGATTGATTTTACAGGCAATGGCACAAGAGATCTTTTGGTTAGCAATGACAGGAATATGGAATCTTTTGAATAGAACTCTTACAGAGGGTATACAGAGGGTCACTGACGATCGAAGCTGAACCCAAATTACGAATTAAGCTTCTCTTGGACTCTATCTTTCAATAACACGTCTACTGTTTTTGAAGTCACCATAATCCTTATCCGCAGTTGTATCGTATTCATTAAACCTTCCTGGTCGATGTTTCTTGTAACCTTCCTTAGAACTCCTAAAGTCTGGCTTGCCAGCTCCCGAGCTATAAGTTCCTTGCCCGCCACGATTGTTTGCACGAAATCTTGAATTAGCACCACGAGATCGGTGGGACTTGTCATCAAAGTCATCAAAGTCGTCGCGAAATGTGTTCTTTCTACCATTCCTGAAATTGCTAGATTGAAACTCACTCCCTCTCGTGTATTTATCACCACGTGCTCGGTGTTCGCTTCCCCTTCTATTATTTTCTCTCTgatttcctctcaatttttgTCTGTTCATACCTCTATCAAAATCACCAAAATTTGATCCAGGAGATAGGCTGCTTTCCATTCGAGAACTTCCTCTCCTTTGAAACTGCTTCCTACTGGAGCCAAAATCCTTTCCTTTACTCGGTCTAGATCGAGAACTTTCATCTAAATCCTCATCAAGGTCGGAATCAAGGTCGAGTTCTACATCAGAACCATAGCTTAATCCCCTCCTTGATCGACTTGTCAAACCACTGCCTCTACTTTTATGCCTTGAACTGGCCAGATGACTAGACTTCCAATTTTGCTGAACAGAAATATCGTCATTAGAGACAAAATCAAGTTCATCATCCTCAGAACCAGAGAAAGCTGCTTGTTGACGCCTTGGACGCTTATTATAAGCTCGGGCGCCAGGTCTGTGGTCAAGGTCATCACCATCTTCTGACCCTGAGTGCCCTTCAATGTCAGAAAAGTGAATCGAATGAGGCTGCCTTGCTGAATTATTCACTGAGCTATCTACTTCATAACTATCAATATCGTCCTCCTCATCGAGAAAGTCATCAAATCCAACGCCTGGACCTCTGTTTCCAGTGTCAGAGTGCTCTCTTTCTGGGAGATCCCAGCTAAGTTTGCTTCCTCTCGCCTGATTATCTGAACGAGATCCTTCCACTGCAACCGACGAATCTGCATACTCAAAAGCTGCAACATCTGCCCCATCTGACTCGTCATCATCAAAGTCAAAATTCCAGGCATTAGAGACCTCCTGCCTATTAGCAATCTTTTCTAACCTCGACGGAACGTGCTGTTTTTCTTGCTTTTCATTATCTAATGTGTCGGCTGGTCGCTTGCATTCACAGTGGAAACATGCCATATTTCTCctataatttaaaaagttgCACCTGCCACAGATAGGAAACTGACTGATGTAACATAACTCAAAATCACAATTTCTGATTCAACACAAAATATCATTTAGTGCTGTGGTTTGAAAGTTCAAACTAGTTACTACTGAGATAGAAGATATATTTTGAAGCCATGTTAGATGAAAGTTTCTTGTAACGAGGTTTTAAATGAGAAAGAAGCAAGGATGCACTTTTCAACTCTCACAATCATTGTGGCCATTGATTTTTCGTTACTTCAAAAATAGTTATTGCAGCTACAACCACTTCAATCTTCTATAATCTATTTTATTTCTCACCAAACAACTGGCATCTTATTCTAAATATCCTTGATAGTTTTGGTATGACACTGGTGATTAGTGACTACAAATTAATGACGTTAGCAAAAAGTCAAGTGAAGCAAGCACTCACAATTGAATGTTCAACCATGCTTCCATCGATCCCTCCTTTTTCTTCctaattttatttcttctatcagaaaataaagaaataattcTTCTATGCTAAATAATTCGTCCCCACACTAATTATACCCAAGAGTGCTCCAGCAGACCCAGACTTACcccaaaaggaaaaaagaaaaaaaaaagtggggtAATTATCCAGACCAATAAATGCTCAAAATCACACCCTCTAACCGATTCTCTGCAAAGAAAGTGTAACTAAGGCATCCTTTTATAATCCATACTGATACAGTTCAAGTATCTAAATGGAGAAACAATTAAGTAGATGTGAAAATTCTTACTCTGGGCATTCCCATTCTCCTGGAAGCAGCTGCCGTTTAGGACGCTTGGCGTCACACTGTAAGCACACCGTATTTTTTGCAAAGTTCATGAAGTCACACCTGAAAGTAGTTTGATAATTTGCATTACAGACATCAAACTCAATGTGACAACTGAAAAAGAGAATATTGGGGAATCTCCAGATACGCCCAAATTTTGGCAACTGCCATAGCACAGTGCATTTACAAAAGGCAGAGGCAAAAATACAGTAGTTTAACATTAATGACCTCCATAACATAATAGTATCAACAATTAGACTATTATAAGTTTCTAGGATCTGATTTTCTAAGTACCATATGCTATGAAGCACGGACCCTTCCTTTTGGATGAAGTGTCAGTGTCGAACATGTGTCCAATACTAATGCACCGACAAGCGCCTGACACATGTCACATACGTGAaattgtgtgtgtgtttttttaatttctgaCACGTTGGGACAagtgttgttttattttttattttttattattttaaccttcaaaattaaaaaaataataataagaaaacaGACACAAATAAAATCCTAATTTAACATTACAGTTGCCAGCCCCTTCATTTTCTTTCCATCTCCATTGTGtcgttctttctttctttgtattatagtttctaaaagttcaacatttgttaacttgTATTTAGGTACTGTAGTGAACAATGGCTTAAGCAAGATCCTAATCGAATACCTCCACATAAGGACATTGAAGTAACTCATGAGAGAATGAAATGCCTCAAGAGATACTTTCTTGATGCAGAAGATCGGACCAAAGTGAATTTGGAGTTTGCTAAGTTTTCAACAATGGGAAAATATTTTAATGACGTTGATTCTATAACGACTAGGTACAATGAGAATGCAAAGGATTGGTGGGCTATTGATGGTGTCTATGCACCAATGCTTCAATCAATTGCCTTTAAGATACTAGGTCAgccttcttcatcttcatgttGTGAGAGGAATCGAAATATGCACTCATTTATTAATTCAGTTAGATGAAACAAGTTGATGCCACAACATGCAAATGATCTAGTATATATCCCTAGTAATTTGCGTCTTTTGTCAAGAAGAAGCCCAGAATATTCACATGGAAAGACGAAATTATGGGATATTGCTGaaaattcttttaattcttttgaaGAAGTTGGGATGCTTGAAGTGGCTAATTTATCATTAGATGAACCAGAATTAGAGGCAGTAGTTTTCACTGATGATTGTAGTTGCAACGAGGCTAACAattgtgaagatggagatgttATGGAAGTTTGAGAATAGTGTTTTAAGCTTCTAGATTTTGACATTTTGCTTTGCATGAAAGATGTAATCTCTATTTaggattttgtatttttattgtaACTTTTTATTGAACTTAGACAACtaatatttatgttttaaagaagtattgtatgttcaatatatatgattaatttatCTACAAGTATCAtcacatatattattttttaaaaaaaaatatgtaaaaaaaatattacgtGTCCCCAACGTGTCGTGTCCTACATTTCTAGAAATTGGCATATCACCATGTCGTATCGTGTCATGTCGCATGTCGGTGTCCATGCTTTCTAGACCAAATGAGTCTTTTATATGGAGCAACAAACCATTTCCACATGGTCATCACTTCAAACAAAGCATAATACAGTTCCAGagattaaaaaaactaaacacTTGGGATAGTAAATTGATAGTGAGAAATACGTACTTAGGACAAAGCCAATCCCCTTTTTTCATCTCAACATCATCACGTCCTACTCGCCTCTTTGGAGGAGGTGGCGGCTGCTTCACTTTTGGTGGAGGCTTTTTGATTACAGGAGGAGTGAGAGTAGGATCTATTGGGACTGAACCCAACTTGACAACCTCATGAAGTAATTTGCGAACTACTGTTTTAACAGTTTTTCGCTTCAGAAGGGAATCGTTGACAACAGCTCCATTCACGGgatcaaaaccaaaag
This DNA window, taken from Benincasa hispida cultivar B227 chromosome 6, ASM972705v1, whole genome shotgun sequence, encodes the following:
- the LOC120079783 gene encoding uncharacterized protein LOC120079783, translated to MAHSPFSLLFLKRLPFSSKTPISPLSSPLLSHLLAIGTSKRFVTSQISSAPSPPSSDPKPNSLSARMSFIFDQIDAIEKERSQKDQTLQRIRAWRKSKTTQNPPLENLKPESALGSGHLGDNVNNSESALGMDEGNEVEIMGKKRNEIELVHPWPEWIEMMERLVHQNYFDHRRKDEGKMVEELGFSASDIALEEDVGLDLSKDFKAVHTACLNFGKDRFDILRSLSRKDIQILVGFGCPSPDKKVVFSAKLLRKLVHLDEGDVCSSCSLRNSCERAYLVTNKEDEARTIDIMRLLFTFGFDPVNGAVVNDSLLKRKTVKTVVRKLLHEVVKLGSVPIDPTLTPPVIKKPPPKVKQPPPPPKRRVGRDDVEMKKGDWLCPKCDFMNFAKNTVCLQCDAKRPKRQLLPGEWECPECNFLNYRRNMACFHCECKRPADTLDNEKQEKQHVPSRLEKIANRQEVSNAWNFDFDDDESDGADVAAFEYADSSVAVEGSRSDNQARGSKLSWDLPEREHSDTGNRGPGVGFDDFLDEEDDIDSYEVDSSVNNSARQPHSIHFSDIEGHSGSEDGDDLDHRPGARAYNKRPRRQQAAFSGSEDDELDFVSNDDISVQQNWKSSHLASSRHKSRGSGLTSRSRRGLSYGSDVELDLDSDLDEDLDESSRSRPSKGKDFGSSRKQFQRRGSSRMESSLSPGSNFGDFDRGMNRQKLRGNQRENNRRGSEHRARGDKYTRGSEFQSSNFRNGRKNTFRDDFDDFDDKSHRSRGANSRFRANNRGGQGTYSSGAGKPDFRSSKEGYKKHRPGRFNEYDTTADKDYGDFKNSRRVIER